In one Nocardioides luteus genomic region, the following are encoded:
- a CDS encoding response regulator transcription factor, translating to MSMSGPVRVAVVSPQEVVERGITSMLDDYPDRVVVTALPSARSDTTGFDLIVYDTYGLFLDGERELAHLLHETDAKVLIYSRDLRPDLHAQAYALGARAWISMSADAAELVRSIERTAAGEPINEPPSDRQGAAAGLTVREIEVLKLITQGLPNQEIAKRLAMSGNTLKSHIRRAYRKIHVTTRSQAVSWAIAHGLTPPVEPPRISPAPKGPPPPRKEMEGSSA from the coding sequence ATGTCGATGTCAGGACCGGTGCGCGTAGCCGTGGTCAGCCCGCAGGAAGTCGTCGAACGCGGAATCACCTCGATGCTCGACGACTACCCCGACCGCGTGGTCGTGACCGCCCTTCCGTCCGCCCGCAGCGACACGACCGGCTTCGACCTGATCGTGTACGACACCTACGGCCTGTTCCTCGACGGTGAGCGTGAACTCGCCCACCTGCTGCACGAGACCGATGCGAAGGTGCTGATCTACAGCCGAGACCTCCGCCCCGACCTGCACGCCCAGGCCTACGCACTGGGCGCCAGGGCCTGGATCTCGATGAGCGCGGACGCCGCCGAGCTCGTACGCAGCATCGAACGCACCGCCGCCGGCGAGCCGATCAACGAGCCCCCGAGCGACCGGCAAGGCGCCGCAGCCGGGCTCACGGTCCGGGAGATCGAGGTCCTCAAGCTGATCACCCAGGGGCTGCCCAACCAGGAGATCGCGAAGAGGCTCGCCATGAGCGGAAACACGCTCAAGAGCCACATCCGGCGGGCCTACCGAAAGATCCATGTCACCACTCGCAGCCAGGCGGTCAGCTGGGCGATCGCCCACGGTCTCACCCCGCCCGTCGAACCTCCTCGAATCTCGCCCGCACCGAAGGGTCCGCCACCTCCGCGGAAGGAGATGGAGGGCTCTTCGGCCTAG
- a CDS encoding SDR family oxidoreductase has product MPVAVVTGAGSGLGRVIAQALDGAGFQVALLGRTKASLEETASVMARSLVLPTDVADAAQVEAAFAAVVGMWGRVDLLVNNAGTFGPSGDPDEVAPQEFAATLAVNVTGSFLCAREAFAQMKRQEPRGGRIINNGSISAHVPRPGSAAYTTSKHAITGLTRSLALDGRAHDIAVGQIDIGNAATDMTAGIAVGARQADGAVRPEPTFDPQHVADAVVAMAQLPLGVSVPTMTILATGMPYAGRG; this is encoded by the coding sequence ATGCCCGTCGCGGTCGTCACCGGCGCCGGCTCGGGCCTGGGCAGGGTGATCGCCCAGGCCTTGGACGGGGCCGGCTTCCAGGTCGCGCTGCTCGGGCGGACCAAGGCCTCGCTCGAGGAGACCGCGTCGGTGATGGCGCGGTCCCTCGTGCTGCCGACCGACGTCGCCGACGCGGCTCAGGTGGAGGCGGCGTTCGCCGCCGTCGTCGGGATGTGGGGCCGCGTGGACCTGTTGGTCAACAACGCCGGCACCTTCGGCCCGAGCGGGGATCCCGACGAGGTCGCGCCGCAGGAGTTCGCGGCGACGCTGGCCGTCAATGTCACCGGCTCCTTCCTGTGCGCCCGCGAGGCGTTCGCGCAGATGAAGCGGCAGGAGCCGCGCGGCGGGCGGATCATCAACAACGGCTCGATCTCCGCCCACGTACCCCGCCCCGGCAGCGCGGCCTACACCACCTCCAAGCACGCGATCACCGGCCTCACCCGCTCGCTCGCCCTCGACGGCCGGGCCCACGACATCGCGGTCGGCCAGATCGACATCGGCAACGCGGCCACCGACATGACCGCGGGCATCGCCGTCGGCGCCCGTCAGGCCGACGGCGCCGTACGCCCCGAGCCCACCTTCGACCCCCAGCACGTCGCCGACGCCGTGGTCGCCATGGCCCAGCTGCCGCTCGGCGTCAGCGTGCCCACGATGACCATCCTCGCGACCGGGATGCCGTACGCCGGCCGCGGCTGA
- a CDS encoding bifunctional allantoicase/(S)-ureidoglycine aminohydrolase — MSEPRYYAPTGGHPSQRELTTDRAVFTEAYAVLPRGTMRDIVTSKLPFWEGTRLWVIARPLSGFAETFSQYIVEVSPGGGSDKPELDPVAEGVLFVVEGALTLSIEGEKHDLAPGGYAFLPPGSAWTLHNTSDQVARFHWIRKAYQRVEGIDVPEPFVTNEVDVPGGEMPGTNGAWKTQRFVDPDDVRHDMHVNIVSFEPGGAIPFPETHVMEHGLYVLEGKAVYLLNKDWVEVQEGDFMWLRAFCPQACYAGGPGRFRYLLYKDVNRHAVLSRQFG; from the coding sequence ATGAGCGAACCTCGCTACTACGCCCCGACCGGCGGCCACCCGTCGCAGCGGGAGCTGACCACCGACCGGGCGGTCTTCACCGAGGCGTACGCCGTGCTCCCCCGTGGCACCATGCGCGACATCGTCACCAGCAAGCTCCCGTTCTGGGAGGGCACCCGGCTGTGGGTGATCGCCCGGCCGCTCTCGGGCTTCGCCGAGACGTTCTCCCAGTACATCGTCGAGGTCTCGCCCGGCGGCGGCAGCGACAAGCCCGAGCTCGACCCCGTCGCCGAGGGTGTCCTGTTCGTGGTCGAGGGTGCCCTGACGCTCTCGATCGAGGGCGAGAAGCACGACCTCGCCCCGGGCGGCTACGCGTTCCTGCCGCCCGGCTCCGCCTGGACGCTCCACAACACCAGCGACCAGGTCGCCCGCTTCCATTGGATCCGGAAGGCCTACCAGCGGGTCGAGGGCATCGACGTACCGGAGCCGTTCGTCACCAACGAGGTCGACGTGCCCGGCGGCGAGATGCCCGGCACCAACGGCGCCTGGAAGACGCAGCGCTTCGTCGACCCCGATGACGTACGCCACGACATGCACGTCAACATCGTCAGCTTCGAGCCCGGCGGCGCGATCCCGTTCCCGGAGACGCACGTGATGGAGCACGGGCTCTACGTCCTCGAGGGCAAGGCCGTCTACCTGCTCAACAAGGACTGGGTGGAGGTGCAGGAGGGCGACTTCATGTGGCTGCGCGCCTTCTGTCCGCAGGCCTGCTACGCCGGTGGACCCGGCCGGTTTCGCTACCTGCTCTACAAGGACGTCAACCGGCACGCGGTCCTCTCGCGGCAGTTCGGCTGA
- the allB gene encoding allantoinase AllB, with protein MSRDLDVVIRAARMVTPDGETAGSVGISDGRIVAVEPGDLTADRVVELADDEVLMPGVVDAHVHVNDPGRTEWEGFASATRAAAAGGVTTIVDMPLNSIPPTCDLPALDLKRKTAASQAFVDVGFWGGAIPGNVAELRPLHEAGVSGFKCFLLHSGVDEFPPLDAEQLEQAMREIHSFDGLLIVHAEDAHAIEHAPAADGGAYERFLHSRPRGAENLAIAQVIELARWTGCRVHILHVSSSDVLAMLASARRDGVPITAETCPHYLTFAAEEIPDGATQYKCCPPIREAANRELLWQGLRDGVIDMVVTDHSPSTPDLKALDTGDFGVAWGGISSLQLGLAAVWTEARARGFALTDIARWMSAAPARHAGLTSKGQIAVGHDADFAVLAPDDTFVVDAARLHHKNAVTPYHGRALAGVVRQTWLRGEKIDIEAAPQGRLLSRVTTEGARP; from the coding sequence GTGAGTCGAGATCTCGATGTCGTCATCCGCGCGGCGCGGATGGTGACCCCGGACGGTGAGACAGCAGGCAGCGTCGGCATCAGCGACGGGCGGATCGTCGCGGTCGAGCCGGGGGACCTGACCGCGGACCGCGTGGTCGAGCTCGCCGACGACGAGGTGCTGATGCCGGGCGTCGTCGACGCCCATGTGCACGTCAACGACCCCGGCCGGACTGAGTGGGAGGGCTTCGCCTCCGCGACCCGGGCCGCGGCCGCGGGTGGGGTCACCACCATCGTCGACATGCCGCTCAACAGCATCCCGCCCACCTGCGACCTTCCGGCGCTCGACCTCAAGCGCAAGACCGCCGCCAGCCAGGCCTTCGTCGACGTCGGCTTCTGGGGCGGTGCCATCCCGGGCAACGTCGCCGAGCTGCGACCCCTGCACGAGGCGGGCGTCTCCGGCTTCAAGTGCTTTCTGCTGCACTCGGGCGTCGACGAGTTCCCGCCGCTCGACGCCGAGCAGCTCGAGCAGGCGATGCGCGAGATCCATTCCTTCGACGGCCTGCTGATCGTGCACGCCGAGGACGCCCACGCGATCGAGCACGCGCCGGCGGCGGACGGCGGGGCGTACGAGCGATTCCTGCACAGCCGCCCGCGGGGCGCCGAGAACCTGGCCATCGCCCAGGTGATCGAGCTGGCCCGGTGGACCGGCTGCCGCGTCCACATCCTGCACGTCTCCAGCTCCGACGTGCTCGCCATGCTGGCCTCGGCCCGTCGCGACGGGGTCCCGATCACGGCCGAGACCTGCCCCCACTACCTGACCTTCGCCGCGGAGGAGATCCCGGACGGTGCGACGCAGTACAAATGCTGCCCGCCGATCCGGGAGGCGGCCAACCGCGAGCTGCTCTGGCAGGGCCTGCGCGACGGCGTCATCGACATGGTCGTCACCGACCACTCGCCCTCGACGCCGGACCTGAAGGCCCTCGACACCGGCGACTTCGGCGTCGCCTGGGGCGGCATCTCCTCGCTCCAGCTCGGCCTGGCGGCGGTCTGGACCGAGGCCCGGGCCCGTGGCTTCGCCCTCACCGACATCGCCCGCTGGATGTCTGCGGCCCCCGCCCGTCATGCCGGGCTGACCAGCAAGGGGCAGATCGCGGTCGGCCACGACGCCGACTTCGCCGTCCTCGCCCCCGACGACACCTTCGTCGTCGACGCCGCGCGGCTCCATCACAAGAACGCCGTCACGCCCTACCACGGCCGCGCCCTCGCAGGTGTTGTCCGTCAGACCTGGCTGCGCGGCGAGAAGATCGACATCGAGGCCGCGCCCCAGGGCCGGCTGCTCAGCAGAGTCACCACCGAAGGAGCCCGACCATGA
- a CDS encoding fumarylacetoacetate hydrolase family protein has translation MRLLSVGPPGQERPVALDDHDILRDLSAVVPAIDGNLLGDPERLASVRAAVASGRLPRVPDDTRIGPPVARPGKVVGVGLNYEDHAEEAGVAIPEEPVVFLKPSTTVVGPHDEIELPPGSTMTDYEVELGVVVGRRLSRCRDPRQALAAVGGYLTADDVSERARIAAGPTWAKGKCADTFTPIGPWLVTPDAVGDPQDLGLQLWVDGELRQHGTTARMAYGVGEVLAFLSTLMTLEPGDLVLTGTPGGVAALRPEPRPFLREGHVVEAEVTGLGRQRTRVVAVEEAVDEAEVKV, from the coding sequence ATGAGACTGCTGAGCGTGGGACCGCCGGGGCAGGAACGCCCCGTCGCTCTCGACGACCACGACATCCTGCGCGACCTGTCGGCTGTCGTACCGGCGATCGACGGGAACCTGCTGGGCGACCCCGAGCGGCTCGCCTCGGTCAGAGCGGCAGTCGCATCAGGCCGCCTTCCGAGAGTCCCCGACGACACCCGGATCGGACCGCCGGTGGCAAGACCGGGCAAGGTCGTCGGGGTCGGGCTCAACTACGAGGACCATGCCGAGGAGGCCGGGGTCGCGATCCCGGAGGAGCCGGTGGTCTTCCTCAAGCCGTCGACGACGGTCGTGGGGCCTCACGACGAGATCGAGCTGCCACCCGGGTCGACGATGACCGACTACGAGGTCGAGCTGGGCGTCGTGGTCGGGCGCCGGCTCTCCCGGTGCCGCGATCCGCGGCAGGCGCTGGCCGCGGTCGGTGGCTATCTGACGGCCGACGACGTCAGCGAGCGGGCACGGATCGCGGCCGGGCCGACCTGGGCGAAGGGGAAGTGCGCCGACACCTTCACGCCCATCGGTCCGTGGCTGGTCACACCCGACGCCGTGGGCGACCCGCAGGACCTCGGCCTGCAGCTGTGGGTCGACGGCGAGCTGCGACAGCACGGAACGACCGCCCGGATGGCCTACGGCGTCGGTGAGGTCCTCGCCTTCCTCAGTACGCTGATGACACTCGAACCCGGCGACCTGGTGCTGACCGGGACGCCTGGCGGGGTCGCAGCGTTGCGGCCCGAGCCCCGGCCCTTCCTGCGGGAGGGGCACGTGGTGGAGGCCGAGGTGACTGGCCTCGGGCGCCAGCGTACGCGGGTGGTGGCAGTCGAAGAGGCAGTCGATGAGGCAGAGGTGAAGGTGTGA
- a CDS encoding glycerate kinase, giving the protein MVRVLVASDKFKGSLTAAEVAAAVSAGMRRGRPGVVVDAIPVADGGDGTLAAAESAGFTLVPVTVTGPTGSPVETAYARRDDVAVVELADAAGLARLPGAPDPLGASSLGAGQVMAAAIDAGCRRVVLGIGGSASTDGGAGLLRGLGARLLTAADAPVPDGGAGLEQAARLDLAELRRRVEGVEITVACDVDNPLTGPRGAAAVYGPQKGADPDQVRRLDAALAHWADVVAEATGADRRDHPGAGAAGGVGFAAVALLGAELRSGIDLVLELVGFAAALDGATLVVTGEGALDEQTLHGKAPAGVAATAARAGVPVVAVCGVNHLDHDRLRAAGIGAAYALVDVEPDRQRCLTDAAALLEQIAERIAVGMLTEVTR; this is encoded by the coding sequence ATGGTCAGAGTCCTGGTCGCCTCCGACAAGTTCAAGGGATCGCTCACCGCCGCCGAGGTCGCGGCGGCGGTGAGCGCCGGGATGCGCCGGGGGCGTCCCGGTGTGGTCGTCGACGCGATCCCGGTCGCCGACGGCGGCGACGGCACCCTCGCGGCGGCCGAGTCCGCCGGCTTCACGCTGGTGCCGGTGACCGTGACCGGACCGACCGGGTCGCCGGTCGAGACGGCGTACGCCCGGCGCGATGACGTCGCGGTCGTGGAGCTCGCCGATGCGGCCGGGCTCGCCCGGCTGCCGGGGGCGCCCGATCCACTGGGCGCCTCCAGCCTCGGGGCCGGCCAGGTGATGGCGGCCGCGATCGATGCCGGCTGTCGCCGGGTGGTGCTCGGCATCGGCGGCAGTGCCAGCACCGACGGGGGAGCGGGTCTGCTCCGCGGGCTCGGTGCCCGGCTGCTCACCGCGGCCGACGCGCCGGTGCCCGACGGCGGAGCCGGCCTGGAGCAGGCGGCCCGGCTCGACCTCGCCGAGCTCCGCCGTCGGGTCGAGGGGGTCGAGATCACCGTCGCCTGCGACGTCGACAACCCGCTCACCGGCCCCCGCGGCGCGGCCGCGGTCTACGGGCCGCAGAAGGGTGCCGATCCCGACCAGGTACGCCGCCTCGACGCCGCGCTCGCGCACTGGGCCGACGTCGTCGCAGAGGCGACCGGTGCCGATCGCCGGGATCATCCGGGCGCCGGGGCTGCAGGCGGGGTCGGCTTCGCCGCCGTCGCCCTCCTCGGCGCCGAGCTCCGCTCGGGGATCGACCTCGTGCTCGAGCTGGTCGGCTTCGCCGCGGCACTGGACGGCGCGACCCTCGTCGTCACCGGGGAGGGGGCGCTCGACGAGCAGACCCTGCACGGCAAGGCCCCGGCCGGCGTCGCCGCCACGGCTGCCCGCGCCGGCGTCCCGGTCGTGGCGGTCTGCGGGGTCAACCACCTGGACCACGACCGGCTGCGGGCGGCCGGGATCGGGGCGGCGTACGCCCTGGTGGACGTCGAGCCCGACCGGCAGCGCTGCCTGACCGACGCAGCGGCTCTGCTCGAGCAGATCGCCGAGCGGATCGCCGTCGGAATGCTCACCGAGGTAACTCGGTGA
- the gcl gene encoding glyoxylate carboligase, whose amino-acid sequence MARMRAVDAAVLILEKEGATQLFGLPGAAINPFYSAMRKHGGLQHVLARHVEAASHMAEGYTRAKAGNIGVCIGTSGPAGTDMITGLYSASADSIPILCITGQAPVAKLHKEDFQAVDIAAIAGPLTKMAVTVMEPAQVPGTFQKAFRLMREGRPGPVLIDLPLDVQLAEIDFDIETYEPLPIARPTASRAQAEKALTMMLAAERPLIVAGGGVINADAADLLVELAEVTGVPVVPTLMGWGTIPDDHALNAGMVGLQTSHRYGNATMLASDFVLGIGNRWANRHTGSVETYTRGRTFVHIDIEPTQIGRVFAPDYSIVSDARAALEVLVEVAREWAGAGRIPSRTAWAEECAERKRTLHRKTHFDNVPIKPQRVYEEMNRAFGADTRYVTTIGLSQIQAAQLLHVYQPRHWINAGQAGPLGWTLPAALGVATAVPDGQVVALSGDYDFQFLIEELAVGAQFNIPYIHVVVNNSYLGLIRQAQRGFEMDYCVQLAFDNVNSPEVDGYGVDHLKVAEGLGCKAIRVTDPSDLGAAFEKAKALQAEYRVPVLIEVILERVTNVSMGVEIDGVVEFEELAERGEHAPTALVPLD is encoded by the coding sequence ATGGCACGCATGCGCGCGGTCGACGCCGCCGTCCTGATCTTGGAGAAGGAGGGCGCGACCCAGCTGTTCGGCCTCCCGGGTGCCGCGATCAACCCGTTCTACAGCGCGATGCGCAAGCACGGCGGGCTCCAGCATGTGCTCGCCCGCCACGTCGAGGCGGCCTCCCACATGGCCGAGGGCTACACCCGGGCCAAGGCCGGCAACATCGGCGTCTGCATCGGCACCTCCGGTCCCGCCGGCACCGACATGATCACCGGCCTCTACTCGGCCTCCGCCGACTCGATCCCGATCCTGTGCATCACCGGTCAGGCGCCGGTCGCGAAGCTCCACAAGGAGGACTTCCAGGCCGTCGACATCGCCGCCATCGCCGGGCCGCTCACCAAGATGGCGGTCACCGTGATGGAGCCCGCCCAGGTCCCCGGCACCTTCCAGAAGGCCTTCCGGCTGATGCGCGAGGGCCGTCCCGGCCCGGTCCTGATCGACCTACCGCTCGACGTCCAGCTGGCCGAGATCGACTTCGACATCGAGACGTACGAGCCCCTGCCGATCGCCCGGCCGACGGCCAGCCGTGCCCAGGCGGAGAAGGCGCTCACGATGATGCTGGCCGCCGAGCGGCCGCTGATCGTCGCGGGCGGAGGCGTGATCAACGCCGACGCCGCCGACCTGCTGGTCGAGCTCGCCGAGGTCACCGGCGTCCCGGTCGTCCCGACGCTGATGGGCTGGGGCACGATCCCGGACGACCACGCGCTCAACGCGGGCATGGTCGGTCTGCAGACGTCGCACCGCTACGGCAACGCGACCATGCTGGCCAGCGACTTCGTCCTCGGCATCGGCAACCGCTGGGCCAACCGCCACACCGGCTCGGTCGAGACGTACACCCGGGGACGTACGTTCGTGCACATCGACATCGAGCCGACCCAGATCGGCCGCGTCTTCGCGCCGGACTACTCGATCGTCTCCGACGCCCGCGCGGCGCTCGAGGTGCTCGTCGAGGTCGCCCGGGAGTGGGCGGGCGCGGGCCGGATCCCGAGCCGTACGGCCTGGGCCGAGGAGTGCGCCGAGCGCAAGCGGACCCTGCACCGCAAGACCCACTTCGACAACGTCCCGATCAAGCCGCAGCGGGTCTACGAGGAGATGAACCGCGCCTTCGGCGCCGACACCCGGTACGTCACCACGATCGGCCTGTCCCAGATCCAGGCCGCGCAGCTGCTGCACGTCTACCAGCCGCGGCACTGGATCAACGCAGGTCAGGCGGGCCCGCTCGGCTGGACCCTGCCGGCGGCCCTCGGCGTCGCGACCGCCGTCCCCGACGGCCAGGTCGTCGCGCTCTCGGGCGACTACGACTTCCAGTTCCTGATCGAGGAGCTGGCGGTCGGCGCCCAGTTCAACATCCCCTACATCCACGTCGTCGTGAACAACTCCTACCTCGGCCTGATCCGCCAGGCCCAGCGCGGGTTCGAGATGGACTACTGCGTCCAGCTCGCCTTCGACAACGTCAACAGCCCCGAGGTCGACGGCTACGGCGTCGACCACCTCAAGGTCGCCGAGGGCCTGGGCTGCAAGGCGATCCGAGTCACCGACCCGAGCGATCTGGGTGCCGCCTTCGAGAAGGCCAAGGCGCTTCAGGCGGAGTATCGGGTCCCGGTGCTGATCGAGGTCATCCTCGAGCGCGTCACCAACGTCTCGATGGGCGTCGAGATCGACGGTGTCGTCGAGTTCGAGGAGCTCGCCGAGCGTGGTGAGCACGCCCCGACCGCGCTCGTCCCGCTGGACTGA
- a CDS encoding 2-hydroxy-3-oxopropionate reductase, whose protein sequence is MTNIAFIGLGIMGNPMAVHLAEAGHTVAGYDHSTERAKVLVEAGGRAAESTADACRDAEVVCVMVPDSPHVEEVLAAEGGVFESAPTGALIIDFSSIRPDVTTALAEQATARGFRILDAPVSGGEAGAKNAALSIMVGGSADDFATAKPLFDAVGKTIVHVGPSGAGQTVKAANQLIVAANIQALSEAVVFLEAYGVDTKAALEVLGGGLAGSAVLNQKKENMLTRSFQPGFRIDLHHKDMGIVTAAAREAGVVVPLGSLVAQLMASARANGDGGLDHSALLRGVERLSGSVTKGEN, encoded by the coding sequence ATGACCAACATCGCATTCATCGGCCTCGGCATCATGGGCAACCCGATGGCCGTCCACCTGGCCGAGGCCGGCCACACCGTCGCCGGCTACGACCACTCGACCGAGCGGGCGAAGGTCCTCGTCGAGGCGGGCGGCCGGGCCGCCGAGTCCACCGCCGACGCCTGCCGCGACGCCGAGGTCGTCTGCGTCATGGTGCCGGACTCGCCCCACGTCGAGGAGGTCCTCGCGGCCGAGGGCGGCGTCTTCGAGAGCGCCCCGACCGGCGCGCTGATCATCGACTTCTCCAGCATCCGGCCCGACGTGACCACGGCGCTCGCCGAGCAGGCCACCGCCCGCGGCTTCCGCATCCTCGACGCCCCGGTCTCCGGTGGCGAGGCCGGCGCGAAGAACGCGGCCCTCTCGATCATGGTCGGCGGCTCGGCCGACGACTTCGCCACCGCGAAGCCGCTCTTCGACGCGGTCGGCAAGACCATCGTCCACGTCGGCCCGAGCGGCGCCGGCCAGACGGTCAAGGCGGCCAACCAGCTCATCGTCGCCGCCAACATCCAGGCGCTCTCCGAGGCGGTCGTCTTCCTCGAGGCGTATGGCGTGGACACCAAGGCTGCCCTCGAGGTGCTCGGCGGCGGGCTCGCCGGCTCGGCCGTTCTCAACCAGAAGAAGGAGAACATGCTGACCCGCTCCTTCCAGCCCGGCTTCCGGATCGACCTGCACCACAAGGACATGGGGATCGTCACCGCCGCCGCCCGCGAGGCCGGCGTGGTGGTCCCGCTCGGCTCCCTGGTCGCCCAGCTGATGGCGAGCGCGCGGGCCAACGGCGACGGCGGCCTGGACCACTCGGCCCTGCTGCGGGGCGTCGAGCGGCTGAGCGGCTCCGTCACGAAGGGGGAGAACTGA